In Dendropsophus ebraccatus isolate aDenEbr1 chromosome 14, aDenEbr1.pat, whole genome shotgun sequence, the following proteins share a genomic window:
- the LOC138772155 gene encoding E3 ubiquitin/ISG15 ligase TRIM25-like: protein MMDDFRDELLCSICLDVFTIPVTLVCGHNFCWTCADQVLKRKVSGFYMCPQCRKRFRSRPVLNKNINLSNIAEQVRLEEKCPVRCTYCDIVIRATTTCLQCETSMCERHLQCHNRSVQHDLIDCIPTLEEKKCPLHNKIRGYFCAVEGTCICVSCCLSKEYRGLPVEPLNEAYEKKKKRLKKILELLHSTIKETEMKIQKLKKNIQKVQDKAEDAPFQAAMASKEQVLQHFTSQLQELHQANLNREYKIYQIEYLNRKVDPIDFLEELVVDTNDGQNTEEDTGIVQRYLPNITARAKKWWFPAQNPTDILLSIHTAANGIQVSYDRKTVICSVMATHPERSDRFEHNQVLSVKRFNSGRHYWDVLTSQPGDWMIGVCYLSMDRKGKKSFLGCNSKSWCLRRCGNEFWLQHNNVCLYLPHITSCHTVRVSLDYKAGHLSFHDIGSSIRHLHTYRIIFIEPVRAAFTLFSGWLQIRRPP from the coding sequence ATGATGGACGACTTTAGAGACGAGCTGCTCTGCTCCATCTGTCTGGATGTTTTTACCATCCCTGTAACCCTGGTgtgtggacacaacttctgctGGACGTGTGCTGATCAAGTCCTGAAGAGGAAGGTGTCAGGATTCTATATGTGTCCTCAATGCCGGAAAAGATTCCGATCCAGACCCGTCCTGAACAAGAACATAAACCTGAGCAACATTGCCGAGCAGGTGCGACTGGAAGAAAAATGTCCCGTCAGATGCACCTACTGTGACATTGTCATCCGAGCTACCACAACGTGTCTGCAATGTGAGACCTCCATGTGTGAGAGACACCTTCAGTGTCACAACAGGTCGGTGCAACATGACTTGATTGACTGCATTCCTACCCTGGAGGAGAAAAAATGCCCCCTGCATAATAAGATCCGGGGGTATTTCTGTGCAGTGGAGGGCACTTGTATATGTGTGTCCTGCTGCTTGTCCAAAGAGTATCGGGGCCTCCCGGTGGAGCCGCTGAATGAGGCctatgagaagaagaaaaagagactTAAAAAAATTCTGGAGCTGCTGCACTCCACGATAAAGGAGACCgaaatgaaaatacagaaactcaAGAAGAACATACAGAAAGTCCAGGATAAAGCTGAGGATGCTCCATTCCAGGCCGCCATGGCCAGTAAAGAGCAGGTATTACAACATTTTACTAGCCAGCTCCAGGAGCTACATCAGGCAAACTTGAATCGGGAATATAAGATATATCAAATTGAGTATCTGAACCGCAAAGTCGACCCCATCGACTTCTTGGAGGAACTGGTGGTAGATACCAATGATGGTCAGAACACTGAGGAAGATACAGGGATTGTCCAAAGATATCTGCCGAATATAACAGCAAGAGCCAAAAAGTGGTGGTTCCCTGCTCAGAATCCTACAGACATATTACTCAGCATACACACGGCTGCCAATGGTATACAGGTATCCTATGACCGCAAGACTGTCATCTGCTCAGTCATGGCGACCCACCCAGAAAGATCAGACAGGTTCGAACATAACCAGGTATTAAGCGTCAAGAGATTCAACTCAGGGCGCCATTACTGGGATGTGCTGACCAGCCAGCCTGGAGACTGGATGATAGGGGTCTGCTACCTCAGCATGGACAGGAAGGGGAAGAAATCATTCCTGGGATGTAACAGCAAGTCGTGGTGTCTGCGGAGATGCGGCAATGAGTTCTGGCTACAACACAATAATGTCTGTCTGTACTTACCTCACATCACGTCCTGTCACACTGTGAGGGTCTCTCTGGATTACAAGGCCGGACACTTGTCCTTTCATGATATTGGTTCTTCCATCAGACACCTTCACACCTACAGAATCATCTTCATTGAGCCTGTGCGCGCTGCGTTCACCTTATTCAGTGGTTGGCTGCAAATCCGGCGTCCGCCATAG
- the TOB1 gene encoding protein Tob1, with translation MQLEIQVALNFIISYLYNKLPRRRVNIFGEELERLLKKKYEGHWYPDKPYKGSGYRCIHVGEKVEPVIEQAANESGLDIEDIRRNLPQDLNVWIDPSEVSYQIGEKGQVKVLYVDDNNENGAELDKEIKNSFNPEAQAFMPITDQASPVSSSPSPPFGDSATVSPTFMPRATQPLTFTTATFAATKFGSTKMKTNARNKLARSSPTQFGFNVNNLLKQSAMSSSMHSVYSLGLTNLPQKTSALSPNAKEFIFPAIQDQGRSSINCPGEGGLNLGPLPYTNAFDMFAAYGGLNEKSLVEGLSFSLSNVQYTNQQFQPVMAN, from the coding sequence ATGCAGCTTGAAATCCAGGTAGCACTGAATTTTATTATATCCTATCTGTATAACAAGCTGCCCCGGAGAAGAGTGAACATCTTTGGTGAAGAGCTTGAGAGACTCTTGAAGAAGAAATATGAAGGACACTGGTATCCAGACAAACCTTACAAGGGTTCGGGGTACCGTTGCATTCACGTCGGGGAGAAGGTTGAACCGGTTATAGAGCAGGCGGCCAATGAAAGTGGGCTGGATATAGAAGACATCCGCAGGAACCTTCCTCAGGACCTTAATGTCTGGATTGATCCCTCAGAAGTTTCCTACCAGATCGGAGAGAAGGGACAAGTCAAAGTTCTCTACGTTGATGATAACAATGAGAACGGAGCAGAGCTGGACAAGGAAATTAAGAACAGTTTTAACCCTGAGGCCCAGGCATTcatgccaatcactgaccaagcgTCTCCAGTGTCCAGCTCGCCGTCACCCCCTTTTGGTGACTCTGCTACTGTAAGCCCAACCTTTATGCCCAGAGCGACTCAGCCTTTAACATTTACGACTGCCACTTTTGCTGCCACTAAGTTTGGATCTACTAAAATGAAGACAAATGCCCGTAATAAGCTGGCTCGGTCCTCCCCAACGCAGTTTGGCTTCAACGTCAATAACTTGTTAAAGCAGAGTGCCATGTCGTCGTCCATGCACTCTGTCTACAGCCTTGGCCTTACCAACCTCCCTCAGAAAACATCTGCCCTTTCCCCCAATGCAAAGGAGTTTATCTTCCCTGCCATTCAAGATCAAGGCAGGTCCAGCATAAACTGCCCCGGAGAAGGCGGCCTGAACCTCGGCCCACTGCCGTACACTAATGCGTTTGACATGTTTGCAGCGTACGGTGGTCTCAATGAGAAGTCTCTTGTGGAAGGATTGAGTTTCAGCCTGAGTAACGTGCAGTATACTAACCAGCAATTCCAGCCAGTTATGGCTAACTAA